CCGAGTTAAGCTCCGGGTGCTCCTTGAGGCTTTCCGCCACGGCGCGGGCTATGAACGGCAAGTAGGTGAGCCTGATCCCCTCCCGCCGCTCGAACTCGGCCTTGTGATGCTCGCGCAGCGCGGCGAGCCCCGTCAAGTCCGCCTCCACCATCGTCCACGCGTGGGGGGCCTCACGTTTGGCGAGCGACATCCGGCCCGCTATCGCGCGCCGGGTCGCCGTAAGCCGCCGCACCTCGTCGCCTTCGTGTACCTCCACTCCCCCAGGCTCCGATTGCTCCCGTGGCTCCTGTGGCTTCTGTGGCTCCGGTCGCTGCGGCGCTGCGTCATGGTCGGGGGTCTCCTCGGGCGGGGCTTGGCGCAGCCTCTGCACGTGACCCTCTATATCTTTGCGGGTGACGCGGCCGTCCAGCCCGGTACCGGACACCTCGGAGATGCTTACGCCGTGTTCGGCGGCGAGACGCCGCACCACCGGCGAGGACCGCTGCCGCCGCAGGCTCGCGGCGCTCCGATCGCCGCCGCCGTTACTCCCGCCGCGATCCACCTCCGGCTCGACGGGCTGCTCTGCCGTTTGGGCCGAGCCTCCGTTCCGGTCTGCGCTAGGCGTGTTGTGCGTCTCGTGTGTTTCGTGTGTTTCGTGTGTTTCGCGCGTCGCCGCGGCCGGTGTATCGCGGGAATCTTGGGGAACTTGCTCGGAGCCGCCTTGCGGGACGGCCTCCGGGTCCCGGGCGTCGCCGGGGGTCTGGAGCAGCAGGATCTCGGCCCCCACGTCCACGGTCGCGCCCTCCTCGACGAGGAACTGACGAACCGTACCGGCGAACGGCGAGGGTAGCTCGGCGGTCACCTTGTCGGTCTCGACCTCGCAGAGGGGCTCGTCGGCGGTCACCTCCTCCCCTTCGGCCTTGAGCCAGCGCAGGATCGTACCCTCGGTTACGCTCTCACCCAGCTGCGGCATGGTTACCGGCGTCGTCAACCTCTTACCTCCCTGGTATCCGCTAGTAGCGGGCTAGCTCCAGCATCGCGGCCTCGACGGCCTCTGCTCCCGGAACCAGATATTCCAGCATCGGCTTCGCGAAGCCGGCCATCGGCACGTCGGGCGCGCCGAGGCGCTTCACCGGCGCGTCGAGCCACTCGAAAGCCTCGTCGGCCACGAGTGCCGCTATCTCCGCCGACACCGAGCCCGTCACGTTCGCCTCGGACGCGGCGAGGAACTTGCCGGTCTTGCGCGCCGAGGCCAGGATCGTCTCGCGGTCCAGCGGATACAGCGTGCGCGGCTCGACCACCTCGGTCTCCATGCCGTGCTCCGTGGACAGCTTCTCCGCCGCCTCCAGCACCGAGTGCAGCACGATGCCGTAGGCGCACACGGTTATGTCCGTGCCTTCGCGGTGGACGCGGGCCGTATCTAGCGGGACCGGTTCCCCAGCGTCCGGCACCTCTTCCTTCACCAGGCGGTAGGCCTTCTTGTGCTCCATGAAGAGTACGGGGTTCGGGTCCCGGATCGCGCTCTTCAGCATCCCCTTGGCGTCCGCGGGGGTACTCGGGGCGACGACCTTCAGCCCCGGCGTGTTACAGAAGAACGCCTCCACCGACTGCGAGTGATACAGCGCGCCGCCCGGCACCGCGCCATAGGGGATGCGGAGCGTGATCGGGCACGGCCATGCCCCGCCCGAGCGGTAGTAGAACAACGCGGCCTCGTTCACGATCTGGTCGAAGGCGGGCGGTATGAAGTCGGCGAACTGTATCTCCGCGACCGGGCGCATCCCGTTCACCGAGAGCCCTATCGCGGAGCCCACGATCAGGCTCTCCGCCAGCGGCGTGTCCATGACCCGCAGCGGCCCGAACTCCTCCTGCAGCCCCTGCGTTACCCGGAAAACTCCGCCGGCCTTCCCCACGTCTTCCCCGAGCGTGACCACCGTCTCGTCCGAGCGCATCTCCTCCGCAAGGCCCTCGCTTATCGCCTGCAGGAGGCTCCTGGCGGCCACGGCTACGTCTCCGCGTACACGCCGCGGAGCACCGATTCCGGGGCGGCCTGCGGCGCGGCCTCGGCGTACTCCACGGCCTGGTCTATCTCGGCCTTGATCTCGGCTTCGAGCGCGTCCTTGCCTTCGGCGTCCAGCAGGCCAGCCTCCTCCAGGTACCGCTCGAAACGGGCTATCGGGTCCTTCTCGCGCCAGCCCTCGACCTCCTCGCGCTCGCGGTAGCGCCGGTCGTCATCGTCCGAGGAGTGGGCGGTCATGCGGTACGTTCTGGCTTCTATGAGGGTCGGTCCGCCGCCGCGCCGCGCCCGCTGTATCGCCTCATCCGCCGCCTCGTACACGCCGAGCACGTCGTTGCCGTCCACCGCCACGCCGGGGATGCCGTAGCCCGCCGCGCGGTCCGCGATGGAGCCCGCGACCTGCATCTTCTCCGGCACGGAGATGGCGTAGGCGTTGTTCTCGATCAGGAACACCACCGGCAGCTCCTGGATAGCTGCGAAGTTCAGCGCCTCGTGCCAGTCGCCGCTGCTGGTCGACGCCTCGCCGCCCGAGGTGAGCACCACGCCGCTCTCGGAGCGCATCTTGAACGCGAGCGCTGTGCCCACGGCCTGCGGATACTGCACGGCGACCGGCGCGGAGGTGGTCACGACGTTCAGCTCGCGGCTTGAGTAGTGTCCCGGCATCTGCCGCCCGCCGCTGTTCGGGTCCTCCTCCCGGGCGAGCAGGCTCAGGAACTGCTCCCGCGCGGACTGCCCGAGCGTGAGCATCATCGCCAGATCCCGGTAGTACGGATACAGGTAATCATAGCCGGCCCGTAGACCGTAGGCGGCCCCGACCTGCGCGGCCTCCTGACCCTGACAGGATATTACGAACGCCGCCCGCCCCTGACGATTTAGTATCCACATCCGCTCGTCTATCCTGCGGGCCAGCAGCATGCTCCGGTGGATGCTTCCGAGGTCCGCCTCCTGGAGACCTAGATCCTCGTGCCTGACCCGGGTTCCCTGTACGGCCATCCGCTCCTCCTCGCTATAGCTCCCTAAACTCTCTAAAGCTTCGCGGCCGCCGGACGGCCGCCCCCTCCCCTGGACTAAGGTTATTATAATAGAAGCTACACCGCTAACGGGGTGAGAGACCGCCATTTTAGTCCGAGCCCCGAACCGCCGGGGTTACAGGACGTTACGAGGTTCGATCCCCGGACTCAACACGAGCCCGCCTCCCGGAGGGGGCACACGGCGTACCGGCTTCGGCGACCCACTCGCACGAGAGCGCCCGGCCCTCCTGCGCGAAGACGAGCCCCGGCCCGTAAAGGCCCATAAATGCCCCCCGCAGCGTAAACCGTGCGTCCGGCGAAGATTTCAGCGGGTTTTTCCGCGCGCAGCACCTCCTGGTCTCCAGCGGAGGCTCCGCGAGCGATATGCGGAGGGAGATGCCAGGATCGGTGCCGCTACGCCGACAGGACCGGCGCACCGGGTAGCCTAGCCCTGCCGGGCCGGTATCGCCTCTCTGATGTACTCCACGGCGCGGGTGGTCGGGGTACCGGGGGTGAACACCTCTCCGACTCCGAGCTCCTTGAGCTTCTCGACGTCGCCTTTAGGGATGGTTCCGCCACAGAATACGGCCACGTCGTCCGCGCCCTGCTCTGCCAGAAGGTCC
Above is a genomic segment from Rubrobacter aplysinae containing:
- a CDS encoding dihydrolipoamide acetyltransferase family protein, which encodes MTTPVTMPQLGESVTEGTILRWLKAEGEEVTADEPLCEVETDKVTAELPSPFAGTVRQFLVEEGATVDVGAEILLLQTPGDARDPEAVPQGGSEQVPQDSRDTPAAATRETHETHETHETHNTPSADRNGGSAQTAEQPVEPEVDRGGSNGGGDRSAASLRRQRSSPVVRRLAAEHGVSISEVSGTGLDGRVTRKDIEGHVQRLRQAPPEETPDHDAAPQRPEPQKPQEPREQSEPGGVEVHEGDEVRRLTATRRAIAGRMSLAKREAPHAWTMVEADLTGLAALREHHKAEFERREGIRLTYLPFIARAVAESLKEHPELNSVWNEDSIVLRKKINLGVAVDTGEGLVVPVIPEADGLSLTGLARAVDERIRRARSGSLRPEDVSGGTFTVNNPGALGSVVSTPIINYPQAAILSAESVVKRPVVVEGDAIAVRSMMNLEVSFDHRILDGGAALGFLNAVKSRLESLSPDSGLS
- a CDS encoding alpha-ketoacid dehydrogenase subunit beta yields the protein MAARSLLQAISEGLAEEMRSDETVVTLGEDVGKAGGVFRVTQGLQEEFGPLRVMDTPLAESLIVGSAIGLSVNGMRPVAEIQFADFIPPAFDQIVNEAALFYYRSGGAWPCPITLRIPYGAVPGGALYHSQSVEAFFCNTPGLKVVAPSTPADAKGMLKSAIRDPNPVLFMEHKKAYRLVKEEVPDAGEPVPLDTARVHREGTDITVCAYGIVLHSVLEAAEKLSTEHGMETEVVEPRTLYPLDRETILASARKTGKFLAASEANVTGSVSAEIAALVADEAFEWLDAPVKRLGAPDVPMAGFAKPMLEYLVPGAEAVEAAMLELARY
- a CDS encoding thiamine pyrophosphate-dependent dehydrogenase E1 component subunit alpha; this translates as MAVQGTRVRHEDLGLQEADLGSIHRSMLLARRIDERMWILNRQGRAAFVISCQGQEAAQVGAAYGLRAGYDYLYPYYRDLAMMLTLGQSAREQFLSLLAREEDPNSGGRQMPGHYSSRELNVVTTSAPVAVQYPQAVGTALAFKMRSESGVVLTSGGEASTSSGDWHEALNFAAIQELPVVFLIENNAYAISVPEKMQVAGSIADRAAGYGIPGVAVDGNDVLGVYEAADEAIQRARRGGGPTLIEARTYRMTAHSSDDDDRRYREREEVEGWREKDPIARFERYLEEAGLLDAEGKDALEAEIKAEIDQAVEYAEAAPQAAPESVLRGVYAET